The following proteins come from a genomic window of Pyxidicoccus sp. MSG2:
- a CDS encoding PLP-dependent cysteine synthase family protein translates to MRPPCRPLPADGRFLQAVGPTPLVPVRLEEEGPTIWCKLEFLNPSGSTKDRIARYMLEKAWRLGELSPGGEVIEASSGSTSIALALASAQMGLRFTAVMPEGVTDERLLTIRAYGGDVVLVPRETGVRGAIARAEELARERKAFAPRQFENPDNAEAHRVWTGQEILSQVPGGLVHGVVSGVGTGGTVVGLYQAFAEAGCPVTAFVARPIAGLGCDIECCSFSPRVPGVVDGISKLYRDADMPGRVELDVSDELAMCTARALIRRGFPVGPSSGLNYAASVEAAKRLGPGAQVVTVFPDRMERYFSTELIQPRPAARGVA, encoded by the coding sequence ATGCGTCCTCCCTGTCGCCCCCTCCCCGCGGATGGCCGCTTCCTCCAGGCCGTCGGCCCCACGCCGCTCGTCCCCGTCCGCCTGGAAGAGGAAGGCCCCACCATCTGGTGCAAGCTGGAGTTCCTCAACCCCAGCGGCTCCACGAAGGACCGAATCGCCCGGTACATGCTGGAGAAGGCGTGGCGTCTGGGTGAGCTGAGCCCGGGCGGCGAGGTCATCGAGGCGTCCAGCGGCTCGACGAGCATCGCCCTGGCGCTGGCCTCCGCGCAGATGGGGCTGCGCTTCACGGCGGTGATGCCGGAGGGCGTCACCGACGAGCGTCTGCTCACCATCCGCGCCTACGGCGGCGACGTGGTGCTGGTGCCGCGCGAGACGGGCGTGCGCGGCGCGATTGCGCGGGCGGAGGAACTGGCGCGCGAGCGCAAGGCGTTTGCCCCGCGCCAGTTCGAGAACCCGGACAACGCCGAGGCGCACCGCGTGTGGACGGGGCAGGAAATCCTGTCGCAGGTACCGGGCGGGCTGGTGCACGGCGTGGTGAGCGGCGTCGGCACGGGCGGCACGGTGGTGGGGCTGTACCAGGCCTTCGCGGAAGCGGGCTGCCCGGTGACGGCCTTCGTGGCGCGGCCCATCGCCGGGCTGGGCTGCGACATCGAATGCTGCAGCTTCAGCCCCCGCGTACCCGGCGTGGTGGACGGCATCTCCAAGCTGTACCGCGACGCGGACATGCCGGGGCGCGTGGAGCTGGACGTGTCGGACGAGCTGGCCATGTGCACCGCGCGCGCGCTCATCCGCCGCGGCTTCCCGGTGGGACCGTCCTCCGGCCTCAACTACGCGGCCTCCGTCGAGGCCGCGAAGCGGCTGGGCCCCGGCGCCCAGGTGGTGACGGTGTTCCCGGACCGGATGGAGCGCTACTTCTCCACCGAGCTCATCCAGCCCAGGCCCGCCGCCCGCGGCGTGGCCTGA
- a CDS encoding DUF2378 family protein: MPSEKLIFAQSVEALFVRALGPHLTREGRQRLKAVGLDLSESLRPHYTVEQWRGFLRVAAQDAYPALPPHEALFELGARYLQGFRQTSVGRASMALVTHLGPRRTLERVPYNVRAGNNFNEVRVEESTQDSATLWMKDVTADNPYFAAGFLAETLRCAGAGQVRVEPIAFDGTAATFRLTWARGAARAPVAVVGSRG, encoded by the coding sequence ATGCCGTCCGAGAAGCTCATCTTCGCCCAGTCCGTGGAAGCCCTCTTCGTGCGCGCCCTGGGCCCGCACCTCACCCGTGAAGGCCGCCAGCGCCTGAAGGCGGTGGGCCTGGACCTGTCGGAGTCGCTGCGTCCGCACTACACGGTGGAGCAGTGGCGGGGCTTTCTCCGGGTGGCCGCGCAGGACGCCTACCCCGCGCTGCCTCCGCACGAGGCGCTCTTCGAGCTGGGCGCGCGCTACCTCCAGGGCTTCCGGCAGACGTCCGTGGGCCGGGCCAGCATGGCGCTCGTCACCCACCTGGGCCCGCGCCGCACGCTGGAGCGGGTGCCCTACAACGTCCGCGCCGGGAACAACTTCAACGAGGTGCGCGTGGAGGAGTCCACGCAGGACTCGGCCACGCTGTGGATGAAGGACGTGACGGCGGACAACCCGTACTTCGCCGCCGGCTTCCTCGCGGAGACGCTGCGGTGCGCGGGCGCGGGGCAGGTGCGGGTGGAGCCCATCGCCTTCGACGGCACCGCCGCCACCTTCCGTCTCACCTGGGCGCGCGGCGCGGCGCGAGCCCCGGTCGCCGTGGTTGGCTCGCGCGGCTGA
- a CDS encoding N-acetylmuramoyl-L-alanine amidase, whose amino-acid sequence MSVRLPPVSTATTSRTASAALTRTAAATVTAPPAGLRKGDEGPKVKQLQDALVKLGYMTKAQVSTGPGTFGPKTEAAVKKFQADKKLPTTGFYGDLTHAALKKALAGSKPPVEGPTKPPPSTPGTFKKPPVVSAPSPNYNERGGKDIDTIVLHHTASNNGAGDLAWMRNPKSEVSAHYMVDRDGKIYQLVNDQKRAWHAGKGELHGVPSDINGRSIGIEIVNAGDGKTPFTEAQYKALTQLTGYLKQEYKVPMKNIVGHADVAVPKGRKNDPAPNFDWNRLRKGIS is encoded by the coding sequence ATGAGCGTCCGCCTCCCCCCCGTCTCCACCGCCACGACGTCCCGTACCGCGTCGGCGGCGCTGACCCGCACCGCCGCCGCCACCGTGACGGCCCCTCCCGCCGGCCTGCGCAAGGGGGATGAGGGCCCCAAGGTGAAGCAGCTCCAGGACGCGCTGGTGAAGCTGGGCTACATGACCAAGGCCCAGGTCTCCACCGGCCCCGGCACCTTCGGCCCGAAGACCGAGGCGGCGGTGAAGAAGTTCCAGGCCGACAAGAAGCTGCCCACCACCGGCTTCTACGGGGACCTGACGCACGCGGCGCTGAAGAAGGCGCTGGCCGGGAGCAAGCCGCCCGTGGAGGGGCCGACGAAGCCGCCTCCGTCCACGCCGGGCACGTTCAAGAAGCCGCCCGTCGTCAGCGCGCCCTCGCCCAACTACAACGAGCGCGGCGGCAAGGACATCGACACCATCGTCCTGCACCACACCGCCTCCAACAACGGCGCGGGCGACCTGGCGTGGATGCGCAACCCGAAGAGCGAGGTGTCCGCGCACTACATGGTCGACCGTGACGGGAAGATCTACCAGCTCGTCAACGACCAGAAGCGCGCGTGGCACGCGGGCAAGGGCGAGCTGCACGGCGTGCCCAGCGACATCAACGGCCGCTCCATCGGCATCGAAATCGTCAACGCCGGCGACGGCAAGACGCCCTTCACCGAAGCCCAGTACAAGGCCCTCACCCAGCTCACCGGCTACCTGAAGCAGGAGTACAAGGTGCCGATGAAGAACATCGTCGGCCACGCCGACGTCGCGGTGCCCAAGGGCCGCAAGAACGACCCGGCGCCCAACTTCGACTGGAACCGGCTGCGCAAGGGCATCTCCTGA
- a CDS encoding manganese efflux pump MntP family protein — translation MLSLPLVMLALGLSMDATAVAMTSGFSAPRVRVRDALLLALFFGGFQALMPLIGWAAGARFADAIAAWDHWLAFVLLGGIGAKMLHEAFTHEEGAEAPRANPFSLRVLLVLAIATSIDALVAGLTLPTLDVRPLLAAAFIGVTTFVLSFAGVEAGRRFGDRFGRKLDAIGGLVLILLGARTLFEHLTAG, via the coding sequence ATGCTCTCCCTGCCCCTGGTGATGCTGGCGCTCGGCCTGTCCATGGATGCCACGGCCGTGGCGATGACGAGCGGCTTCTCGGCGCCCCGGGTGCGGGTGCGCGACGCGCTGCTGCTCGCCCTCTTCTTCGGCGGCTTCCAGGCGCTGATGCCCCTCATCGGCTGGGCCGCGGGCGCGCGCTTCGCGGACGCCATCGCCGCGTGGGACCACTGGCTCGCCTTCGTGCTGCTGGGCGGCATTGGCGCGAAGATGCTGCACGAGGCCTTCACCCATGAGGAGGGTGCCGAGGCCCCGCGCGCGAACCCGTTCAGCCTCCGGGTGCTGCTGGTGCTCGCGATCGCCACCAGCATCGACGCCCTGGTGGCGGGCCTCACCCTGCCGACGCTCGACGTGCGCCCGCTGCTGGCGGCCGCCTTCATCGGCGTCACCACCTTCGTGCTCTCCTTCGCGGGCGTGGAGGCCGGCCGGCGCTTTGGAGACCGCTTCGGACGCAAGCTGGACGCCATTGGCGGGCTGGTGCTCATCCTCCTGGGCGCCCGGACACTGTTCGAGCACCTGACAGCGGGCTGA
- a CDS encoding TolC family protein produces MLSHRLATAALGLAAALLLPRTGVAQSSESPPVELTLEEVLSLARQRAPALLEATGRVAEAQGPVAGAAPLLRDNPTVEVEAGPRTLGDGTRGLEVGVGLVQPFELGGKQGARRESARAGLSREQANQRDAERRVLGEVASTFLRVLHARERLKLAREAEEAAASMAHSTQRRFEAGDVPVVDVNVVRVALARARAAAVGAEGDEASLLHLLRALLGMGLAKPLGVRGELRALATAAAPVPLTSERPDLVAMEAEVAQAEAELRLGRSGAWPDVQVGVRYQREVDETAVLGTLGVPLPLFSRGQEARVTGEARVRRLRTVLDAARSAREAQVEAARVRHRKQQEAVDLLEREALPLLADNASLAARSYEAGEMGLAEFLLVRRDTLEARIAYVDSLLEAALARVQLAVETGALP; encoded by the coding sequence GTGTTGTCCCATCGTCTCGCGACGGCCGCCCTCGGGCTCGCCGCCGCATTGCTCCTGCCTCGCACCGGCGTGGCGCAGTCTTCCGAGTCCCCTCCCGTCGAGCTCACCCTGGAGGAGGTCCTGTCCCTGGCCCGCCAGCGCGCTCCCGCGTTGCTGGAAGCCACGGGCCGTGTCGCCGAAGCCCAGGGCCCCGTGGCCGGCGCCGCGCCCCTGTTGCGTGACAACCCCACCGTCGAAGTGGAAGCCGGGCCGCGTACCCTCGGCGATGGCACGCGGGGGTTGGAGGTGGGCGTGGGGCTCGTCCAGCCCTTCGAGCTGGGCGGCAAGCAGGGCGCCCGCCGGGAGTCCGCGCGCGCCGGGCTGTCCCGGGAGCAGGCGAACCAGCGCGACGCGGAACGCCGCGTGCTGGGCGAGGTGGCCTCCACCTTCCTCCGCGTCCTGCATGCGCGCGAGCGGCTGAAGCTGGCGCGCGAGGCAGAGGAGGCCGCCGCGAGCATGGCGCACTCCACGCAGCGCCGCTTCGAGGCGGGAGACGTGCCGGTGGTGGACGTCAACGTGGTGCGCGTGGCGCTCGCGCGGGCCCGCGCGGCCGCGGTCGGCGCGGAGGGAGACGAAGCGTCCCTCCTCCACCTGCTGCGCGCGCTGCTGGGAATGGGGCTCGCGAAGCCCCTGGGCGTGCGGGGCGAGTTGCGGGCCCTGGCCACCGCCGCCGCGCCGGTGCCGCTCACCAGCGAGCGCCCGGACCTCGTCGCGATGGAGGCCGAAGTGGCCCAGGCCGAGGCGGAGCTTCGCCTGGGCCGGAGCGGCGCCTGGCCCGACGTGCAGGTGGGCGTGCGCTACCAGCGCGAGGTGGATGAGACCGCCGTCCTCGGCACGCTCGGCGTACCGCTGCCCCTCTTCTCACGAGGACAGGAGGCGCGCGTGACGGGCGAGGCCCGCGTGCGCCGCCTGCGCACCGTACTGGACGCGGCCCGCTCCGCGCGGGAGGCCCAGGTGGAGGCCGCGCGCGTGCGGCACCGCAAGCAGCAGGAGGCGGTGGACCTGCTGGAGCGCGAGGCCCTGCCGCTGCTGGCCGACAACGCCTCGCTCGCCGCACGGTCCTACGAGGCGGGGGAGATGGGGCTCGCGGAGTTCCTCCTCGTCCGCCGCGACACGCTCGAAGCCCGCATTGCCTACGTCGACAGCCTCCTCGAGGCCGCGCTCGCGCGCGTGCAGCTCGCCGTCGAGACAGGAGCCCTGCCATGA
- a CDS encoding sensor histidine kinase, whose translation MTSKPAVILNVNDDVASRYVTSRVLGLAGFRVVEAAAGREALALADEHTDLVILDVRLPDISGLEVCRLLKTAPRTHNVLVLHLSAQAVGPGDRALGLEHGADGYLVAPVDPEELVAQVHALLRLRQAEREVRALSQEVEHQRRLLELAISSAADPIVLYDGAGRVLFANQALYAARGSHVAHGPGLTLAELRAKDPALEPYLRLVEASLGTGQVQRGSISLMSDRGPRSFDFVISPAVGPDGRVLAVTTSLRDVTEERSAEEFREQFIGMLGHDLRNPLNALSMSAQQLQRRGGLDERQANLTGRILTSAERMDRMIRQLLDFARARLGGGIPVTRAPCDVFDVVRRSVDELRASHPGRLVQLEVLGDGRGDWDSDRLEQAVGNLLANALKYSPEDSLVSVHAESGPKGAVLRVHNQGPPIPAEELPHVFSAWRRGRKSRPEGGSAGGLGLGLYIASQIIRGHGGAVDVDSSAPGGTTFTVRLPR comes from the coding sequence ATGACTTCCAAGCCCGCCGTCATCCTCAACGTCAACGACGACGTCGCCAGCCGGTACGTGACTTCCCGTGTGCTGGGGCTGGCCGGCTTCCGCGTGGTGGAGGCCGCCGCCGGCCGCGAGGCGCTGGCGCTGGCGGACGAGCACACGGACCTGGTCATCCTCGACGTGCGGCTGCCGGACATCAGCGGGCTGGAGGTGTGCAGGCTGCTGAAGACGGCGCCACGCACCCACAATGTGCTGGTGCTGCACCTGTCCGCGCAGGCCGTGGGGCCGGGCGACCGGGCGCTGGGCCTGGAGCACGGCGCGGATGGCTACCTGGTGGCGCCAGTGGACCCGGAGGAGCTGGTCGCCCAGGTCCACGCCCTGCTGCGGCTGCGCCAGGCGGAGCGCGAGGTCCGCGCGCTGTCGCAGGAAGTCGAGCACCAGCGCCGGCTGCTGGAGCTGGCCATCTCCAGCGCGGCGGACCCCATCGTCCTCTACGACGGCGCCGGGCGCGTGCTCTTCGCCAACCAGGCGCTCTATGCGGCGCGCGGCAGCCATGTCGCGCACGGCCCGGGTTTGACGCTGGCGGAGCTGCGCGCGAAGGACCCCGCGCTGGAGCCCTACCTCCGTCTCGTGGAGGCGTCGCTGGGCACGGGCCAGGTGCAGCGGGGCTCCATCTCCCTGATGTCGGACCGGGGCCCGCGCTCCTTCGACTTCGTCATCTCGCCCGCGGTGGGCCCGGACGGCCGGGTGCTGGCGGTGACGACCTCCCTGCGCGACGTCACCGAGGAGCGCAGCGCGGAGGAGTTCCGCGAGCAGTTCATCGGCATGCTCGGGCATGACCTGCGCAACCCGCTCAACGCCCTGTCCATGTCCGCGCAGCAGCTGCAGCGGCGCGGCGGGCTGGACGAGCGCCAGGCCAACCTCACCGGTCGCATCCTCACCAGCGCGGAGCGGATGGACCGGATGATCCGCCAGCTGCTGGACTTCGCCCGCGCGCGGCTGGGCGGCGGCATCCCCGTGACGCGCGCGCCGTGTGACGTGTTCGACGTGGTGCGCCGCAGTGTGGACGAGCTGCGCGCCAGCCATCCCGGACGCCTGGTGCAGCTCGAGGTGCTGGGCGACGGCCGGGGCGACTGGGACTCGGACCGGCTGGAGCAGGCCGTGGGCAACCTGTTGGCCAACGCGCTGAAGTACAGCCCCGAGGACAGCCTGGTGTCGGTGCACGCGGAGAGCGGTCCGAAGGGCGCGGTGCTGCGCGTGCACAACCAGGGGCCGCCCATTCCCGCCGAGGAGCTGCCGCACGTCTTCAGCGCCTGGCGTCGGGGCCGGAAGTCCCGACCGGAGGGAGGCTCCGCCGGGGGACTGGGGTTGGGGCTCTACATCGCCTCGCAAATCATCCGGGGCCATGGGGGAGCCGTGGACGTCGACTCCAGCGCTCCGGGTGGGACGACCTTCACGGTACGTCTGCCTCGATGA
- a CDS encoding efflux RND transporter periplasmic adaptor subunit → MKPAFQLLAALLLLTACKSESPKHEDEHAHEGVEGAEPHGEGHDESSVHIAAEMMRDLRVTTARVSERPGGESVTALGELTFSEDAYAEVSSPIAARVGTVFATTGQQVKQGDKLAELRSPELGKARAALQAAQARATAARQTAERKRALAAERIVAQKDVQAAEAEAASADAEVASARAELTSLGASEDELRGGQGAPGFVLRAPLSGTVIERDARMGQMADPSRPLFRVGDLSSLWLIVHAFERDAVRIQRGAQARVTFAAFPGQELMAKVGHVGQRVDAASRTIPVRLELDNREGLLRPGMSASASLPLGVEGATITSVPAAALQRLEGGWVAFIPTDTKGVFERREVGRGRTLGGDVEVLSGLKAGELVVVEGAFLLKAEVEKSSGGGDPHAH, encoded by the coding sequence ATGAAGCCCGCCTTCCAGTTGCTGGCCGCCCTGCTCCTGCTGACCGCTTGCAAGTCGGAGTCCCCGAAGCACGAGGATGAGCACGCGCACGAGGGAGTCGAGGGTGCCGAGCCTCACGGCGAGGGCCATGACGAATCCAGCGTCCACATCGCCGCCGAGATGATGCGCGACCTGCGCGTCACCACCGCCCGCGTGAGCGAGCGACCCGGCGGGGAAAGCGTCACCGCCCTGGGCGAGCTGACGTTCAGCGAGGATGCGTACGCGGAAGTGTCCTCCCCCATCGCCGCGCGCGTGGGCACCGTCTTCGCCACCACCGGCCAGCAGGTGAAGCAGGGCGACAAGCTCGCGGAGCTGCGCAGCCCCGAGCTGGGCAAGGCCCGCGCCGCGCTCCAGGCGGCCCAGGCCCGCGCCACCGCCGCGCGGCAGACCGCGGAGCGCAAGCGCGCCCTCGCCGCCGAGCGCATCGTCGCGCAGAAGGACGTGCAGGCCGCGGAAGCGGAGGCGGCTTCCGCCGACGCGGAGGTCGCCTCGGCCCGGGCGGAGCTGACGTCGCTGGGCGCGAGCGAGGACGAACTGCGCGGCGGGCAGGGCGCGCCGGGCTTCGTGCTGCGCGCGCCGCTGTCCGGCACCGTCATCGAGCGGGACGCGCGGATGGGGCAGATGGCGGACCCCTCGCGCCCCCTCTTCCGCGTGGGCGACCTGTCCTCGCTGTGGCTCATCGTCCACGCCTTCGAGCGCGACGCCGTGCGCATCCAGCGCGGCGCCCAGGCGCGCGTCACCTTCGCGGCCTTCCCGGGGCAGGAACTCATGGCGAAGGTGGGCCATGTGGGGCAGCGGGTGGACGCGGCCTCGCGCACCATCCCCGTGCGGCTGGAGTTGGACAACCGTGAGGGGCTGCTGCGTCCGGGCATGTCCGCGTCCGCGTCCCTCCCCCTGGGCGTCGAAGGCGCCACCATCACCTCCGTCCCGGCGGCGGCGCTCCAGCGGCTGGAGGGTGGCTGGGTCGCCTTCATCCCCACGGACACGAAGGGCGTGTTCGAGCGGCGCGAGGTGGGGCGCGGCCGCACGCTCGGCGGCGACGTAGAGGTGCTGTCCGGGCTGAAGGCCGGAGAGCTGGTGGTGGTGGAGGGCGCGTTCCTCCTCAAGGCCGAGGTGGAGAAGTCGAGCGGTGGAGGGGACCCCCATGCGCACTGA
- a CDS encoding metal-dependent hydrolase family protein: protein MGMLQFANARIFDGKGGGLSEPSNVRVRDGRIEKISTAPIPVERGSQTTVIDCGGRVLMPGLIDAHWHSMFATMPAAVAVTADVGYLNLVAGKSAERTLLRGFTSVRDLGGPVFGLKRAIDEGIIPGPRIYPSGAFISQTGGHGDFRLLNELPRDASGTLSYTERVGAAAIADSPDEVRLRAREQLMLGASQLKLMAGGGASSEHDPLDATQYTEPELRAAVEAAENWGTYVAVHAYTSKAIQQAIAAGVKCIDHGQLADEPAAKLMKERDVWWSLQPFLDDEDAIPMPDEARRAKQLQIIEGTDRAYQLAKKHGVRLAFGTDVLFTPRLTERHGAQLAKLTRWFTPAQALKMATGDNAALLALSGPRNPYPGKLGVIEEGALADLLVLDGDPLKGLTLFDDPDTHLLVIVKDGKVYKNRLAPGGTGR from the coding sequence ATGGGGATGCTTCAGTTCGCGAACGCCCGCATCTTCGACGGCAAGGGTGGAGGGCTCTCCGAGCCCTCGAACGTCCGGGTGAGGGACGGACGTATCGAGAAGATCTCGACCGCGCCCATTCCGGTGGAGCGCGGCTCCCAGACGACGGTCATCGACTGTGGGGGCCGCGTGCTGATGCCGGGGCTCATCGACGCGCACTGGCACTCGATGTTCGCGACCATGCCCGCGGCCGTCGCCGTCACCGCGGACGTCGGCTACCTGAACCTGGTGGCGGGGAAGAGCGCCGAGCGGACCCTGCTGCGCGGCTTCACGAGCGTGAGGGACCTGGGTGGCCCGGTGTTCGGCCTCAAGCGGGCCATCGACGAGGGCATCATCCCGGGGCCGCGCATCTACCCGTCGGGCGCGTTCATCTCCCAGACGGGGGGACACGGTGACTTCCGCCTGCTCAACGAGCTGCCCCGCGACGCCTCCGGCACCCTGAGCTACACGGAGCGCGTGGGGGCCGCCGCCATCGCCGACAGCCCGGATGAGGTCCGCCTGCGCGCCCGCGAGCAACTGATGCTGGGCGCCAGCCAGCTCAAGCTGATGGCGGGGGGAGGCGCCTCCTCGGAGCACGACCCGCTCGACGCCACGCAGTACACCGAGCCGGAGCTGCGCGCCGCCGTCGAGGCCGCGGAGAACTGGGGCACCTATGTCGCCGTGCACGCCTACACGTCGAAGGCCATCCAGCAGGCCATCGCGGCGGGAGTGAAGTGCATCGACCACGGGCAACTGGCGGACGAGCCCGCGGCGAAGCTGATGAAGGAGCGGGACGTCTGGTGGAGCCTGCAGCCCTTCCTCGATGACGAGGACGCCATCCCGATGCCGGACGAGGCCCGGCGGGCGAAGCAGTTGCAAATCATCGAAGGAACGGACAGGGCATACCAGCTGGCGAAGAAGCACGGCGTCCGGTTGGCCTTCGGCACCGACGTGCTCTTCACCCCCAGGCTCACCGAGCGGCATGGCGCGCAGCTGGCGAAGCTGACCCGCTGGTTCACGCCCGCGCAGGCGCTGAAGATGGCGACGGGGGACAACGCCGCGCTGCTGGCGCTGTCCGGGCCGCGAAACCCCTACCCCGGCAAGCTGGGCGTCATCGAGGAGGGCGCGCTCGCCGACCTCCTGGTGCTCGATGGCGACCCGCTGAAGGGCCTCACGCTGTTCGACGACCCGGACACCCACCTGTTGGTCATCGTGAAGGACGGCAAGGTCTACAAGAACCGCCTCGCCCCCGGCGGCACGGGGAGATGA